The following proteins are co-located in the Piscirickettsia litoralis genome:
- a CDS encoding GRP family sugar transporter produces MIHSYPLAVFMLFVAMLCWGSWANFQRLASVSFIRFYINYSIGIFLAALIILGIGFYYVPAMMSDSDKFSALGFALLAGLVWNGGNILLTKAIRLVGMSVAFPIGIGIALIEGVITNYIAQPSANVYLLFTGVATIVFAIFIDAYACYLRDKSKHAAHGSKIGIFYAVIAGLILGWVFRILMISMTKPEHISAFSAVPAFAFGVLLSTLVLGYIYKNKFKNSNERFKAKSFGYSIAAGLVWATGLSCVLFGSAAAGFAISDALSQGATMVAALWGVFLWKEFASYKKTWPLLALGFVSYILGLGLVIMSHYFS; encoded by the coding sequence GTGATTCATTCTTACCCATTAGCTGTTTTTATGTTATTTGTTGCGATGCTATGTTGGGGAAGCTGGGCTAATTTTCAGCGCTTAGCTAGCGTATCTTTCATACGTTTTTATATCAATTATTCTATAGGAATATTCCTAGCCGCTTTGATCATTTTAGGGATAGGTTTCTACTATGTTCCTGCGATGATGAGCGATAGTGACAAATTCTCCGCCTTAGGTTTTGCATTGTTAGCTGGGCTAGTGTGGAATGGTGGTAATATATTGCTAACAAAGGCCATTCGCCTTGTCGGCATGTCTGTTGCATTTCCAATTGGGATTGGCATCGCCTTAATTGAAGGTGTTATTACCAATTATATTGCTCAGCCTTCTGCAAATGTTTATTTATTATTTACTGGTGTTGCCACGATAGTCTTTGCCATTTTTATTGATGCTTACGCCTGTTACTTGCGAGATAAAAGCAAACATGCAGCACATGGTTCCAAAATAGGTATTTTCTATGCGGTTATTGCTGGATTAATTTTAGGTTGGGTGTTTCGAATTTTAATGATTTCAATGACAAAACCTGAGCATATCAGTGCCTTTAGCGCAGTGCCAGCTTTTGCCTTTGGCGTGCTACTGTCCACTCTAGTATTAGGGTATATTTATAAAAATAAATTTAAAAATAGCAATGAGCGCTTTAAGGCTAAATCTTTTGGTTATTCAATTGCAGCTGGATTGGTTTGGGCTACTGGGCTTTCTTGTGTGCTATTCGGTTCTGCTGCCGCTGGATTTGCAATATCTGATGCGCTAAGCCAAGGAGCAACCATGGTTGCAGCACTTTGGGGAGTATTTTTGTGGAAAGAGTTTGCAAGTTATAAAAAAACATGGCCGCTACTAGCACTAGGATTTGTTAGCTATATTTTAGGTCTTGGTTTAGTGATAATGTCCCATTATTTCTCATAA